A genomic region of Phenylobacterium parvum contains the following coding sequences:
- a CDS encoding beta strand repeat-containing protein, translating into MTAYTFETITDAQATAFNTTTVDTLTFTTPGATATAVSVVFTAATPATGFPPVPGTPASVSLTFGGVTKVFGVGIQGLGATTGQIIFPDSSMLYIGVDGADSVAGSAGNDALYGGSGADSFAAGDGNDILQGNTGADTLAGGAGGDTIYGGKDADSVDGGAGANYVNGNIGADTLIGGTGADTLLGGQDGDDIRASDGANYVSGDLGADTVTAGTGADTVMGGDGADNIAAGAGANNVDGGSGADTITAGTGADVIVGGLDDDNINAGDGANNVDGGSGADTLAAGTGSDVITGGDGNDAITGGGGADSVNGNAGDDTITGGTGADSLLGGQGNDNIVGSDGANYLHGNLGADTITAGTGSDTILGGQGNDDITAGAGANYVSGDLGADTITGGTGADTLLGGDDGDRIVSNGTGGTAADVIDGGAGNDTVIGDTGTGASVITGGAGDDNLASNNGASTVTGDAGNDTVTGGTGNESLSGGDGNDAVTGGGGNDTVDLGAGNDTVTTTTGNDVITGGDGNDDVTAGDGNDNANGGAGDDTLAGGIGNNTLTGGAGNDVITGGTGNDVATGDDGNDNISVSDGANNVSGGAGNDTLASGAGADTLVGGDGNDDISGGNGADTVDAGAGNDTVTSGTAVGGATLVGGLGDDTLNLAANAAGSVLADAGEGNDNVAGGLGVDYVIGGLGNDTLTSGDGLDTLMGGEGNDSIVGGAGAASLTGDAGNDTIAGAGGAEKITGGDGNDVISNSGGADTITAGAGDDTVTGGALGEVITGGDGADNIAAGDGANNVDGGAGNDTLSGTAGADTVVGGDGNDNIDAGDGANNLTGGAGNDTIVSTGGADTVSGGDGDDNVSSGGGADALTGGAGGDVLSAGAGADTITGGAGSDTLTGGADADRFVFGAGDASSTTLATLETITDFNVTDDSIALGVVGSGTNFEVLGSTPADYAAALTAATGVIGAGTADIVATTISGTTYVFADTNADNVIDTVLALTVTGTLTSADFV; encoded by the coding sequence ATGACCGCCTACACGTTCGAAACGATCACCGACGCACAGGCGACGGCGTTCAACACGACGACGGTTGACACCCTGACGTTCACGACCCCGGGCGCGACGGCGACGGCGGTCTCGGTGGTGTTCACGGCCGCGACCCCCGCGACGGGCTTCCCCCCGGTCCCGGGCACCCCGGCCTCCGTTTCCCTGACCTTCGGTGGCGTCACCAAGGTGTTCGGCGTCGGCATCCAGGGTCTGGGCGCGACGACGGGCCAGATCATCTTCCCCGACTCCTCCATGCTTTACATCGGTGTGGACGGTGCGGACTCTGTGGCCGGCTCTGCGGGTAACGACGCCCTCTACGGCGGCTCCGGCGCCGACTCCTTCGCGGCCGGCGACGGCAACGACATCCTCCAGGGCAACACCGGCGCCGACACCCTCGCGGGCGGTGCGGGCGGCGACACGATCTACGGCGGCAAGGACGCCGACTCGGTCGATGGCGGCGCGGGCGCCAACTACGTCAACGGCAACATCGGCGCTGACACCCTGATCGGCGGCACGGGCGCCGACACCCTCCTGGGCGGCCAGGACGGCGACGACATTCGCGCCAGCGACGGCGCGAACTACGTCTCGGGCGACCTCGGCGCCGACACGGTCACGGCCGGTACGGGCGCCGACACCGTGATGGGCGGCGACGGCGCCGACAACATCGCGGCCGGCGCGGGCGCCAACAACGTGGACGGCGGCTCCGGCGCCGACACCATCACCGCCGGCACGGGCGCTGACGTCATCGTTGGCGGCCTGGACGACGACAACATCAACGCCGGTGACGGCGCCAACAACGTGGATGGCGGCTCCGGCGCCGACACCCTCGCGGCGGGCACGGGCTCTGACGTGATCACCGGCGGCGACGGCAACGACGCCATCACCGGCGGCGGCGGCGCGGACAGCGTCAACGGCAACGCCGGCGACGACACCATCACCGGCGGCACGGGCGCCGACAGCCTGCTGGGCGGCCAGGGCAACGACAACATCGTCGGGTCCGACGGCGCCAACTACCTGCACGGCAACCTCGGCGCTGACACCATCACCGCCGGCACGGGCTCCGACACCATCCTCGGCGGCCAGGGCAATGACGACATCACGGCTGGCGCTGGCGCCAACTACGTGTCGGGCGACCTGGGCGCTGACACCATCACGGGTGGGACCGGCGCCGACACCCTTCTGGGTGGCGACGACGGCGACCGGATCGTTTCCAACGGCACGGGCGGCACCGCCGCTGACGTGATCGACGGCGGCGCCGGCAACGACACCGTGATCGGCGACACCGGCACGGGCGCCTCGGTCATCACCGGCGGCGCCGGCGACGACAACCTCGCCTCCAACAACGGCGCTTCGACCGTTACCGGCGACGCCGGCAACGACACCGTCACGGGCGGCACGGGCAACGAGTCCCTGTCGGGCGGCGACGGCAACGACGCCGTGACCGGCGGCGGCGGCAATGACACCGTCGACCTCGGCGCGGGCAACGACACCGTGACCACCACCACCGGCAACGACGTGATCACCGGCGGCGACGGCAACGACGATGTCACGGCCGGCGACGGCAATGACAACGCCAACGGCGGCGCGGGCGACGACACCCTTGCTGGCGGTATCGGGAACAACACCCTGACGGGCGGCGCCGGCAACGACGTCATCACCGGCGGCACGGGCAATGACGTGGCCACCGGCGACGACGGCAACGACAACATCAGTGTCAGCGACGGCGCCAACAACGTCTCCGGCGGCGCGGGCAATGACACCCTCGCCTCCGGCGCGGGCGCTGACACCCTGGTCGGCGGCGACGGCAACGACGACATCAGCGGCGGCAACGGCGCGGATACGGTCGATGCGGGCGCCGGCAACGACACCGTCACCTCCGGCACCGCCGTCGGCGGCGCCACCCTGGTGGGCGGCCTCGGCGACGACACCCTGAACCTGGCGGCCAACGCGGCCGGCTCGGTCTTGGCTGACGCTGGCGAAGGCAACGACAACGTGGCTGGCGGCCTCGGCGTCGACTACGTGATCGGCGGCCTGGGCAACGACACCCTGACCTCTGGTGACGGCCTCGACACCCTGATGGGCGGCGAAGGTAACGACAGCATCGTCGGTGGCGCCGGCGCCGCCTCGCTCACGGGCGACGCGGGCAACGACACCATCGCGGGCGCAGGCGGCGCTGAAAAGATCACCGGCGGTGACGGCAACGACGTCATCAGCAACTCCGGTGGCGCTGACACCATCACGGCTGGCGCTGGCGACGACACCGTCACCGGCGGGGCCCTGGGTGAAGTCATCACGGGCGGCGACGGCGCCGACAACATCGCGGCCGGCGACGGCGCCAACAACGTGGACGGGGGCGCCGGCAACGACACCCTCAGCGGCACGGCGGGCGCTGACACGGTGGTCGGTGGCGACGGCAACGACAACATCGATGCCGGCGACGGCGCCAACAACCTCACGGGTGGCGCCGGCAACGACACGATCGTGTCGACCGGCGGCGCGGACACCGTCTCTGGCGGCGACGGCGACGACAATGTCTCCTCTGGCGGCGGCGCTGACGCCCTCACCGGCGGTGCGGGCGGCGACGTCCTCTCGGCTGGCGCGGGCGCCGACACCATCACCGGTGGCGCTGGCTCCGACACCCTGACGGGTGGCGCGGACGCCGACCGGTTCGTCTTCGGTGCGGGCGACGCCTCGTCCACCACCCTGGCGACCCTCGAGACCATCACGGACTTCAACGTGACGGACGACTCCATCGCCCTGGGCGTGGTCGGGTCCGGCACCAACTTCGAAGTCCTGGGCTCGACGCCCGCTGACTACGCCGCCGCCCTCACGGCTGCGACGGGTGTCATCGGCGCCGGTACGGCGGACATCGTGGCGACGACGATCAGCGGAACGACCTACGTCTTCGCTGACACCAACGCCGACAACGTGATCGATACGGTCCTCGCCCTGACGGTGACCGGCACGCTCACCTCGGCCGACTTCGTCTAA
- a CDS encoding HlyD family type I secretion periplasmic adaptor subunit: MNLDPKKSAFDRTPARRKPLDRMRKWLEPALKVSDQPLDPDLERRLRRPMVTGAILIGVFVLGFLGWAVLAPLDSAVIAPGVVRVEENRKVLRHREGGIVRAILVREGEKVKKGQVLLTMDDVQPRAAVDVMQNQVDTYAAQVARFDAEATGARQISFPAELTSRISDPRVAALVRDQEFLFSSRLQFFDSQSAVLRQRVQQIDSQVAGVRAQITALDENAALTRQELAGYETLYAQGYAPKTLILRYQRALSDLAGRRGALTAEQQRLAQQKGEAQVQLGALSDQRISQSAEGLRQMQAALADARPKLAAALQTLEGATVRAPVDGYVLNLTQSTVGGVVGAGELLMAVVPSDVPLAVTARIKPGEVEGITAGMKARVSLTAFSNRRVSPLEGVVTNVSADELTDEKSGLSFFRADVAIDPKELAKLPKGEAVTPGMPAEVMITTGRRTVMGYIVGPLSDTLNASLRDK, from the coding sequence ATGAACCTCGACCCCAAGAAGTCGGCCTTTGACCGCACCCCGGCGCGCCGCAAGCCCCTGGACCGCATGCGCAAGTGGCTGGAGCCCGCCCTGAAGGTCTCGGACCAGCCCCTGGACCCGGACCTGGAGCGCCGCCTGCGCCGTCCCATGGTGACCGGCGCCATCCTGATCGGCGTGTTCGTGCTGGGCTTCCTGGGCTGGGCCGTGCTGGCCCCCCTGGACAGCGCCGTCATCGCCCCCGGCGTGGTGCGCGTGGAGGAGAACCGCAAGGTCCTGCGCCACCGCGAGGGCGGGATCGTCCGCGCCATCCTGGTGCGCGAGGGCGAGAAGGTGAAGAAGGGGCAGGTCCTCCTGACCATGGACGACGTCCAGCCCCGGGCCGCCGTGGACGTGATGCAGAACCAGGTCGACACCTACGCGGCCCAGGTGGCCCGCTTTGACGCCGAGGCCACGGGCGCCCGGCAGATCAGCTTTCCGGCCGAGCTGACCTCGCGGATCTCCGATCCCCGGGTGGCGGCCCTGGTCCGCGACCAGGAGTTCCTGTTCTCCAGCCGGCTGCAGTTCTTTGACAGCCAGTCCGCGGTGCTGCGCCAGCGCGTCCAGCAGATCGATTCGCAGGTCGCCGGCGTGCGCGCCCAGATCACCGCCCTGGACGAGAACGCCGCCCTGACCCGCCAGGAGCTGGCGGGCTACGAGACCCTCTACGCCCAGGGCTATGCGCCCAAGACCCTGATCCTGCGCTACCAGCGGGCCCTGTCCGACCTGGCCGGCCGCCGGGGCGCCCTGACCGCCGAGCAGCAGCGCCTGGCCCAGCAGAAGGGCGAGGCCCAGGTCCAGCTGGGCGCCCTCAGCGACCAGAGGATCAGCCAGTCGGCCGAGGGCCTGCGCCAGATGCAGGCCGCCCTGGCCGACGCCCGGCCCAAGCTGGCCGCCGCCCTCCAGACCCTGGAGGGCGCCACGGTGCGCGCGCCCGTGGACGGCTATGTCCTGAACCTGACCCAGTCCACCGTGGGCGGGGTGGTGGGCGCCGGCGAACTGCTGATGGCCGTGGTGCCTTCGGACGTGCCCCTGGCCGTCACCGCGCGAATCAAGCCCGGCGAGGTCGAGGGAATCACCGCCGGCATGAAGGCCCGGGTCAGCCTGACCGCCTTCTCCAACCGGCGGGTCTCGCCCCTGGAGGGCGTGGTGACCAATGTCTCGGCCGACGAGCTGACCGACGAGAAGTCGGGCCTCTCCTTCTTCCGCGCCGACGTCGCGATTGACCCCAAGGAGCTGGCCAAACTGCCCAAGGGCGAGGCGGTGACCCCCGGAATGCCCGCTGAAGTGATGATCACCACGGGCCGGCGCACCGTGATGGGCTATATCGTCGGCCCCCTGAGCGACACGCTGAACGCCTCCCTGAGGGACAAGTAG
- a CDS encoding type I secretion system permease/ATPase has translation MKIFNPFAAMPDNPLTRAVKEGRRPLIYAGVFSLVSNLLYFAMPLYTTHIYGGVLPSGSVPTLLVLTFGVLAAFAMSSIIDHYRSKVLISFGVLLDQRVSAHVFGALFEGAARGMPQARSQALRDLDSFRQMLTGPAFGVLFDLPWMPLFMLVLFVVDPVIGVITFLGALVLFGVALLQDIRTRPLMQEANEAALRSYGFTDQALKNNEVVRAMGLTEPLAARWRGFRQTTMDRSSVASDDASFMSNISRGLRQGIQVLIIAVGAWLVVTGKIHAGLLFANMILGARALQPIDRLVASWDSLMNGARAFERLTTVFEGYQEPRPATALPKAKGLLTVEGVNFAPPGAGRFVLQALAFRVEPGEMLGIIGPSGAGKSTLARLIVGIWPPTHGSIRLDGADVHAWERTDFGRNVGYLPQDTELFPGTVRDNIARFRDDITDEMVVGAAQAAGVHAMILRLPQGYETDLGESGRILSAGQRQRVGLARALIGDPSLLVLDEPNAALDAEGEEALLTALEAAKARGATIVLVAHKPSIFRAADKMLVLRDGRMEAFGPRDAVMAKFAPGAAAPLRAVEGGGPR, from the coding sequence ATGAAGATCTTCAACCCCTTCGCCGCCATGCCCGACAATCCCCTGACCCGCGCGGTCAAGGAGGGGCGGCGGCCGTTGATCTATGCGGGCGTCTTCAGCCTGGTGTCGAACCTGCTCTATTTCGCCATGCCGCTCTACACCACGCACATCTATGGCGGCGTGCTGCCCAGCGGGAGCGTGCCGACCCTTCTGGTGCTGACCTTCGGCGTGCTGGCGGCCTTCGCCATGTCGTCGATCATCGACCACTACCGGTCCAAGGTGCTGATCAGCTTCGGCGTCCTTTTGGACCAGCGCGTCTCGGCCCACGTCTTCGGGGCCCTGTTCGAGGGCGCGGCGCGGGGCATGCCCCAGGCCCGCAGCCAGGCCCTGCGCGACCTGGACTCCTTCCGCCAGATGCTGACCGGCCCGGCCTTCGGCGTGCTGTTCGACCTGCCCTGGATGCCGCTGTTCATGCTGGTCCTGTTCGTGGTGGACCCGGTGATCGGCGTCATCACCTTTCTGGGCGCGCTGGTCCTGTTCGGCGTGGCCCTGCTGCAGGACATCCGCACCCGGCCCCTGATGCAGGAGGCCAACGAGGCCGCCCTGCGCAGCTATGGCTTCACCGACCAGGCCCTGAAGAACAATGAGGTGGTCCGGGCCATGGGCCTGACCGAGCCCCTGGCGGCCCGCTGGCGCGGCTTCCGCCAGACCACCATGGACCGCAGCTCGGTGGCCAGCGACGACGCCAGCTTCATGAGCAACATCTCGCGGGGGCTGCGCCAGGGCATCCAGGTGCTGATCATCGCCGTCGGCGCCTGGCTGGTGGTGACCGGCAAGATCCACGCGGGCCTCCTGTTCGCCAACATGATCCTGGGCGCCCGCGCCCTGCAGCCCATCGACCGCCTGGTGGCCAGCTGGGACAGCCTGATGAACGGCGCCCGCGCCTTCGAGCGCCTGACCACGGTGTTCGAGGGCTACCAGGAGCCCCGCCCCGCCACGGCCCTGCCGAAGGCCAAGGGCCTGCTGACGGTGGAGGGCGTCAACTTCGCCCCGCCCGGCGCCGGCCGCTTCGTGCTGCAGGCCCTGGCCTTCCGGGTCGAGCCCGGCGAGATGCTGGGGATCATCGGCCCCTCCGGCGCCGGCAAGTCGACCCTGGCCCGGCTGATCGTCGGCATCTGGCCCCCGACCCACGGCTCGATCCGGCTGGACGGGGCCGATGTCCACGCCTGGGAGCGCACGGACTTCGGCCGCAATGTCGGCTACCTGCCCCAGGACACCGAGCTCTTCCCCGGCACGGTGCGCGACAACATCGCCCGCTTCCGTGACGACATTACCGACGAGATGGTGGTGGGCGCCGCCCAGGCCGCCGGCGTCCACGCCATGATCCTGCGCCTGCCCCAGGGCTATGAGACCGACCTGGGCGAGAGCGGCCGCATCCTGTCTGCCGGCCAGCGCCAGCGCGTGGGCCTGGCCCGCGCCCTGATCGGCGATCCGTCCCTGCTGGTGCTGGACGAGCCCAACGCCGCCCTGGACGCCGAGGGCGAGGAGGCCCTGCTGACCGCCCTGGAGGCCGCCAAGGCCCGCGGGGCGACCATCGTGCTGGTGGCGCACAAGCCCTCGATCTTCCGCGCCGCCGACAAGATGCTGGTGCTGCGCGACGGCCGCATGGAGGCCTTTGGGCCCCGCGACGCGGTGATGGCCAAGTTCGCCCCCGGCGCCGCCGCCCCGCTGCGCGCCGTGGAAGGGGGCGGCCCGCGATGA